A genomic segment from Gossypium hirsutum isolate 1008001.06 chromosome D04, Gossypium_hirsutum_v2.1, whole genome shotgun sequence encodes:
- the LOC107959728 gene encoding uncharacterized protein has protein sequence MGSDSKTNGRGGGDGGVQMSASVKKVVQNLKEIVNNSCTDWEIYAVLRDCNMDPSDAVQRLLSQDTFHEVKSKRERRKEMKETQEQKTRANSRASSRGVRDGSEHSFGQSRSMLISNELGKAACKKENVSVSYIPYSASSKLCAMGQTWNEQPSPQRNSFNADYRRQSIGTGDMIDSSMQPSYGSHSSWVGSTLQHVAMADIVKMGRPKSKGSEMPCETSYSPQDAVPPNSTINQIKPSLATSDSNLGTGQDLHSDLNTISESGMKSSQHGFDNEWAVNEPMMTSSDIGGTRYSNQTCFHGNRANLSNNCWSDTIIVSESNVARKNLSPNHVSSVQASNKQMFMSDSGGTSEYDDDLRKDTSSPDSYGQTYEPLEGRGSNASAPNPAASLSDDAIKAASSIAVNLQQLSLGKEERAVTPKEDNRGVVLPDYLQAFSADCSHLSFGTYKSGKSTALSQPQTSSSLMNDLEETLATSNGCSSSMNLSSRNLVYHDEVDFDSHRATADARNDNSPKFSQPELRKLDIPDASTLGNDYISCASIPGSSFKNIQQSSFMSFVIDPNARNLPILPNKVESYSNTLPSDLLAVAIQSTKARDPAACLASQSISSRYIGSASSVKNPIASMSQPSSLALEGANPATGPVLKEHLYAYSYPQTGYRAVPQGHTYTPSALQQEFPNGNVFHESHMETKYDLQCYSSASMSSSLPWSSSYTSGYHSLENSSGSPGSFLHDLLADSAGSKVAYDDFLCSQYSKGGANFNLLQQNDGSATWDYRHGSRTTSTIPDNAYYSLNGQNPQHAGYQQAQQLAQQLHEALGYPSIYNSHAAMAIEQPQQQQQNFRDLILNDLQGPSPRQLPQTWQHNY, from the exons ATGGGGAGTGATAGCAAGACCAATGGACGTGGCGGCGGCGATGGCGGAGTACAGATGTCAGCATCGGTGAAGAAAGTGGTGCAGAACCTTAAAGAGATTGTCAATAATAGCTGTACGGACTGGGAGATCTACGCCGTCCTTAGAGACTGTAATATGGACCCTAGCGACGCCGTTCAACGCCTCCTCTCTCAAG ATACCTTTCATGAGGTAAAAAGCAAACGGGAGAGAAGAAAAGAg ATGAAAGAGACACAAGAACAAAAAACTCGAGCCAACAGTCGTGCATCCAGTCGTGGTGTTAGAGATGGTAGTGAACATTCTTTTGGGCAGAGCAGATCAATGCTAATCTCCAATG AGCTTGGTAAAGCTGCATGCAAGAAAGAGAATGTCTCAGTTTCTTATATTCCATATTCTGCTTCTTCAAAATTATGTGCAATGGGACAAACTTGGAATGAGCAACCTTCCCCTCAAAG GAATTCTTTTAATGCTGATTATAGAAGACAATCAATAGGAACAGGTGATATGATTGATTCATCTATGCAACCATCTTACGGATCACATTCTTCTTGGGTTGGGAGCACCTTACAGCATGTTGCTATGGCTGATATTGTAAAAATGGGTAGACCAAAGAGTAAAGGCTCAGAAATGCCATGTGAGACCTCTTATTCCCCTCAAGATGCTGTTCCGCCAAACTCAACCATCAACCAAATCAAACCATCCCTTGCTACTTCAGATTCAAATTTGGGAACAGGCCAAGATTTGCATTCTGATTTGAACACGATTTCTGAATCTGGAATGAAATCTAGTCAACATGGTTTTGACAATGAATGGGCTGTCAATGAGCCAATGATGACTTCTAGTGATATTGGTGGTACAAGGTATTCAAATCAAACTTGCTTTCATGGCAACAGAGCTAACTTGTCAAATAACTGCTGGTCAGATACTATTATAGTATCAGAGAGCAATGTTGCCAGGAAGAATCTTAGTCCTAATCATGTCAGTTCTGTTCAAGCATCAAATAAACAAATGTTTATGAGTGATTCAGGAGGAACGTCTGAATATGATGATGACCTCCGTAAGGATACAAGTTCACCTGATTCTTATGGCCAAACCTATGAGCCCCTGGAAG GTAGAGGTTCTAATGCATCTGCTCCAAATCCTGCTGCTTCTTTATCTGATGATGCCATCAAAGCTGCATCATCAATTGCTGTGAACTTGCAACAACTAAGTTTAGGGAAGGAAGAGAGAGCAGTGACTCCTAAAGAggataatcgtggcgtggtgCTTCCAGATTATTTGCAAGCCTTTTCTGCTGATTGCTCACATTTGAGCTTTGGTACCTACAAATCTGGCAAGAGTACAGCATTGTCCCAGCCACAAACATCCAGTTCCTTGATGAATGACTTGGAAGAGACCTTGGCAACATCAAATGGTTGTTCATCTTCTATGAATTTGAGCTCTAG GAACTTAGTTTATCATGATGAAGTTGATTTTGATAGTCATAGAGCAACTGCAGATGCTAGAAATGATAATTCACCTAAATTTTCACAACCAGAGCTTAGGAAACTGGATATTCCTGATGCATCAACTCTTGGAAATGATTATATCTCCTGTGCATCTATACCTGGTTCAAGTTTTAAGAACATCCAACAATCTTCCTTTATGTCTTTTGTGATTGATCCAAATGCTAGGAACCTTCCTATTTTGCCAAATAAAGTG GAATCATACTCCAACACTTTGCCTAGCGATTTATTGGCAGTGGCTATTCAATCTACAAAAGCTAGAGATCCTGCTGCATGTCTTGCATCACAGTCAATTTCATCTAGATACATTGGTTCTGCATCATCTGTTAAGAATCCAATCGCATCTATGTCTCAG CCTTCCTCACTGGCCCTTGAAGGTGCCAACCCCGCCACAGGACCTGTACTAAAGGAGCATTTGTATGCATATTCTTATCCTCAAACTGGCTACCGAGCCGTACCTCAAGGGCATACATATACACCATCTGCTTTGCAACAAGAATTTCCAAATGGCAATGTGTTCCATGAATCTCATATGGAGACGAAGTATGATCTCCAATGCTACAGTAGCGCTAGTATGAGCAGCAGCTTGCCTTGGTCGAGTTCTTACACCTCTGGTTATCACAGTTTAGAGAATTCTTCTGGTTCTCCTGGTAGCTTTCTTCATGATCTATTGGCTGATTCGGCAGGCAGCAAAGTTGCATATGATGATTTTTTATGCTCTCAGTACAGCAAGGGAGGAGCTAATTTCAACCTACTTCAGCAG AACGATGGCTCTGCTACATGGGATTATAGACATGGTTCAAGAACCACATCAACTATTCCGGATAATGCTTATTACAGTTTAAACGGGCAAAATCCCCAGCATGCAGGTTATCAACAAGCTCAGCAACTAGCACAGCAGCTTCATGAAGCTTTGGGATACCCCAGTATTTACAATTCTCATGCAGCGATGGCAATAGAACAGCCGCAACAGCAGCAGCAAAATTTCCGGGATTTGATTTTAAATGATCTGCAAGGGCCATCACCTAGGCAATTACCCCAAACATGGCAGCATAACTACTAA